A window of Gossypium raimondii isolate GPD5lz chromosome 7, ASM2569854v1, whole genome shotgun sequence genomic DNA:
CCCAACCAAAGAAAGTTTGGGAATAAAtctatttcataatattttgtCTCAAAAATCTGcagttttttttgaaataaaaattcgCAAGTTTTTGTTTATGCAATTATTTTTGTCTTTGGGAACAAAACATAAGACATTATGATAAGCCTTTTTTCTTATATACATTATGATACCATAAAACCATAAACTAATATAAAGGCAGTATTCTTTAGACCCTATCAGCTTCATAGAATGAAACAAGCTAATAATTACCAGCTAAATAGGCTGCTCAATAGCTGAATTAAATTGCTATATGTAAGGCAAACTGCTCGTTCAAACTCTGAATAATTGGTCTTCCAAATGGCTCTTTTGTGTGTTCATGGACGATCAGTTGTATCTGAACTGACATTTACCGAAACCTGTCATTTttcattgcaaaaaaaaattgttactaaaaatgagaaattcattagtttattttttttcgcATATTGGGGAAGTTCAGATTCAGAAACTTACTAGGATCAACTGTAACAAGCATGGCAGTTCCTCCGAAATCACAAGTGCCACCGCTTCCCTTTTTGTTTTGCCAGTAGCTGTTGAAAGCATACGATGCATGAGAGATCATCGTGTTGGGTTGGAAGCAAGCCTGGTTGGGTTGAATCGACTTGCAATCTGCACCAGACCCGCATGCATAATCCATGGCTGCTTGGATCAATGAATCAGGCACTGTTGGCTTAGCCACACACCAAGTACCAGATCGTGACCCTTTGTGTGGAGTAGAACGAGGTGGTGGGTTCAGCACCGGCGGTTCAGGACTGGGTTGGCCTGGAACTTGCTTAGGGGGCGTTGACACATTTTTTGGTGGGTTAGGTTGATGTTGAGGTGGACTTGAGAAAATGCTAGGTGGATTGAACCCATGGTCGGGAGAAACTGCTTCCGGTGGATTTGCTGGCGGACTATGGATGATGTTACTCGGTGGTGGAGGTGTTGGTGGGCTGTGGATGATGTTACTCGGTGGTGGAGGTGTTGGTAGTCCGTAACTCGCCGGAGGTGGCAGAGGGTTGGAAGGCGATTGTGGGGTAAATGGAGGAGAGTGATCAGGCTGAGGAAGTAGTGGTGATAATGAGTCAGAATGTGGTAGGTAGAAAGGTGAGTCAAGGGTATATGGATCACCATCGAAGCCGATACGATCCGTTGTTTTTAGCTTTTCATGGAGGTTTGAGCCTTGGTGCTTCTTCCATATATGAACCATGAGTCTGGCATCTTTACAGAATTTGCAcacaaaagaaacaacaaatcATACGAAGTACATTCATTCAATCCATCAATTGAAAATGAATAGAATGGGAAAACAAAGGAATTTACATACCAGAGTGAGTGAAGAGAATGGAGGCTGAAATGCTTAGGACTGCATAGAGAAAGCTTAAACAGTGGGGCCTTGACTCCATGGCTAGGGTTGTAACAGAGTTGAGCAAGGGTTGGGGGATGATCCAggttgaataaatatataagaagAAGAGGGGCAAAGGACATCTGGTGGAcagggaaaaggaaaaaggagtGAAACAAGGTGGGGGCAGAAAGGGGAACCGTTAACATAGGGAAACTAAAGAAGATTCAAAGGCAATCAATGCTGTAACCAGattctaataatttcttttagcTTGGTAGAATATATGCTTGCTTGGGCATGGGGAAAATTGGAGGGTTTTCACCTTTTGTTTTTGCTTGCTTTCTACTCGGACAAAGAATACTACTTATTTGATATTCATTAAGCATCCgatgaaaataaaatgcattTACTGTTTAGGATATTGGGGAATGTTTTAAAAAGCgactaataattgaatttaaatatacttGTTTATAATTGACTTTAAGTAACTCAAACATTTAAGGCTGTGATGTTTACTTCTTTATATTTAGGGATGGAATGGAACGGGTTAGAGGTTTACACTGTTGTCGGGAAACTAACTAATAATCTGATTAATCCAAGTGTACCTATaaattaatagtataattaCAGGgagtaaatatattattttcacgAAGtgtaaaagtattagtaattattgtctttctattatttaaccgataaaTTCGAATGAttg
This region includes:
- the LOC105802294 gene encoding uncharacterized protein LOC105802294, whose product is MESRPHCLSFLYAVLSISASILFTHSDARLMVHIWKKHQGSNLHEKLKTTDRIGFDGDPYTLDSPFYLPHSDSLSPLLPQPDHSPPFTPQSPSNPLPPPASYGLPTPPPPSNIIHSPPTPPPPSNIIHSPPANPPEAVSPDHGFNPPSIFSSPPQHQPNPPKNVSTPPKQVPGQPSPEPPVLNPPPRSTPHKGSRSGTWCVAKPTVPDSLIQAAMDYACGSGADCKSIQPNQACFQPNTMISHASYAFNSYWQNKKGSGGTCDFGGTAMLVTVDPSFGKCQFRYN